In Hevea brasiliensis isolate MT/VB/25A 57/8 chromosome 13, ASM3005281v1, whole genome shotgun sequence, a single genomic region encodes these proteins:
- the LOC110642244 gene encoding small polypeptide DEVIL 4-like translates to MKMSSNTITMGVSKRRISSRGLGASLREQRARLYIIRRCVVMLLCWHD, encoded by the coding sequence ATGAAGATGAGCAGTAATACCATCACCATGGGAGTCTCAAAGAGAAGGATTTCTAGCAGAGGTCTTGGAGCTTCGCTTAGAGAGCAAAGAGCTAGGCTTTATATTATAAGGAGATGTGTGGTCATGCTCCTTTGTTGGCATGACTAG
- the LOC110642252 gene encoding SUPPRESSOR OF GAMMA RESPONSE 1, translated as MAGSSWLVDGHRFATKIKSASDPEKVIWESNPSKACPNCQHVIDNSDITQKWPGLPRGVKFDPTDQEIIWHLLAKVGVGGLDPHPFIDEFIPTVNKDDGICYTHPQNLPGVRQDGSVSHFFHRAIKAYNTGTRKRRKIQGDDFGDVRWHKTGRTKPVILDGVQKGCKKIMVLYMSTVRGGKAEKTNWVMHQYHLGTGEDEREGEYVVSKIFYQQQQTNKGDKTEDELLENIDTVIAKVDPVTPKSVTPEPPRTERRCPDFNSGKECAVTNDCTHLCTQHPEMEDVEVHAQSEYQYPSNDDQLKTENLSNQMVDNNDNVIEEEPKWWDSESQNLLDSQQLVEGLSLCDELLQSQSPSRYGNGNERAKGKPCLSDYAQLGPEDLKKDLEECQKLELDPANIELDTPPEFRLSQLEFGSQESFLAWGGGSKLLD; from the exons ATGGCTGG ATCATCATGGCTAGTAGATGGTCATAGATTTGCAACAAAAATCAAGAGTGCATCTGATCCTGAAAAGGTGATATGGGAGAGCAATCCGTCTAAAGCTTGCCCTAATTGCCAGCATGTAATTGACAACAGTGAT ATTACTCAAAAGTGGCCTGGATTACCCAGAGGGGTGAAATTTGATCCAACTGATCAAGAAATTATTTGGCATTTACTTGCAAAAGTTGGTGTGGGAGGTTTAGATCCCCATCCTTTTATTGATGAATTCATTCCTACTGTTAACAAGGATGATGGGATCTGTTATACCCATCCTCAGAATCTACCAG GTGTTAGGCAAGATGGAAGTGTATCTCACTTCTTTCATAGAGCAATCAAGGCTTACAATACTGGGACTCGAAAGCGCCGTAAaattcaaggtgatgattttggtGATGTCCGTTGGCACAAAACTGGCAGGACTAAGCCAGTGATATTGGATGGAGTTCAGAAGGGCTGCAAGAAAATTATGGTTCTTTACATGAGCACAGTAAGGGGTGGCAAAGCAGAGAAAACAAATTGGGTGATGCATCAATATCACCTGGGAACAGGGGAGGATGAGAGGGAGGGGGAGTATGTGGTTTCCAAAATATTTTATCAGCAGCAACAGACTAATAAGGGTGACAAAACTGAAGATGAGTTGCTTGAAAATATTGATACTGTGATTGCAAAAGTAGATCCAGTCACTCCCAAGTCTGTGACTCCTGAACCTCCTCGTACTGAAAGGCGATGTCCAGACTTCAACTCAGGAAAGGAGTGTGCTGTTACTAATGATTGCACGCATCTCTGTACTCAG CATCCGGAGATGGAAGATGTTGAAGTTCATGCTCAATCTGAATATCAGTACCCCAGTAACGATGATCAATTGAAGACAGAAAATCTTTCTAATCAAATggtggataataatgataatgtCATTGAGGAAGAACCAAAATGGTGGGACAGCGAGTCACAGAATCTGTTGGATTCACAACAACTAGTGGAAGGGCTATCTTTGTGTGATGAGCTCCTACAAAGTCAATCTCCTAGCAGGTATGGAAATGGAAATGAAAGAGCTAAAGGGAAACCATGCCTCTCTGATTATGCCCAGTTAGGACCAGAGGATTTAAAGAAGGATCTAGAGGAGTGTCAAAAATTGGAACTTGATCCAGCTAACATAGAACTTGATACACCTCCAGAGTTCAGACTAAGTCAACTT GAATTTGGATCACAGGAAAGCTTTCTTGCATGGGGTGGTGGTAGCAAGCTATTAGACTAA